One part of the Papaver somniferum cultivar HN1 unplaced genomic scaffold, ASM357369v1 unplaced-scaffold_123, whole genome shotgun sequence genome encodes these proteins:
- the LOC113330976 gene encoding uncharacterized protein LOC113330976 has protein sequence MNSMGADYLQGSSSPSSLLRIRRRHYKTKTVGANSSDAHGLGASNGKTSFKRLRKGDQLLSFTFKGRYPKNQLVNKAPQFVIVPDAMSGKICEAARRSKRLINKGYSCKVASSYGPGVGFAPAFDGNRESMNSGSSDEVLRMEIESSDDISSGCPSPFTNLVDAQVPLGREAVRGNDFSNTVFADDNLTSKENASTARDSIQSPGHRKSTCDNGEKVIQPPLPTDTLPDFDIFSDRGMMGSGSTNPCHATENVRVRRPASILQPDISRPSPASPSPIHPINEPDCDTLLKNHDRTI, from the exons ATGAATTCAATGGGGGCAGATTACCTTCAAGGATCTTCCTCTCCTTCTAGTTTGCTTAGAATTCGTCGAAGACATTACAAGACAAAAACGGTTGGGGCTAATTCCTCGGACGCCCATGGCCTTGGAGCTAGCAATGGAAAAACAAGCTTCAAGAGGCTTCGTAAAGGTGATCAGCTGCTTTCTTTCACATTTAAGGGTCGATATCCGAAGAACCAACTAGTGAATAAAGCTCCACAGTTTGTGATTGTTCCTGACGCTATGTCTGGAAAGATATGTGAAGCCGCTCGCCGCAGCAAACGTCTGATTAATAAAGGCTATTCTTGTAAAGTAGCAAGTTCGTATGGTCCAGGCGTTGGATTTGCCCCTGCTTTTGACGGAAATAGGGAGAGCATGAATTCTGGTTCTAGTGATGAGGTTCTTAGAATGGAAATTGAAAGTTCTGATGACATTTCTTCTGGTTGTCCAAGTCCTTTCACCAACTTGGTCGATGCTCAAGTTCCATTGGGGAGAGAAGCCGTTAGAGGAAACGATTTCTCCAACACTGTATTTGCGGATGATAACTTAACTAGCAAAGAAAATGCATCTACTGCCCGTGACAGCATTCAATCACCGG GTCACAGAAAATCTACTTGTGATAACGGAGAAAAAGTCATCCAACCACCCCTTCCAACTGATACTTTGCCTGATTTCGATATATTTTCCGACCGCGGAATGATGGGAAGTGGTTCGACTAACCCTTGTCATGCTACAGAGAATGTTAGAGTACGTCGGCCTGCTTCAATCCTGCAACCTGACATTAGTCGACCTTCCCCTGCCTCTCCATCTCCAATCCACCCGATAAACGAGCCTGATTGCGACACATTGCTTAAAAACCATGATAGAACAATATAA